In the genome of Candidatus Binatota bacterium, the window TCCCCTTCTTAAATTGCCTCTCGGCCGCTCACCATCACCCACCCACCCACGCAGGGGGGGCGCATACATGGACAGACAGCCGGCAATGGTGCTAGGCTCGCGGGTCTCCGGGAGGGAACCCACCATGTCTATTAAGTCTCTCGTATCGTTTGCTCTTACCTGTGCCGCCGCTGCGGCCTTGGTCGCGGGAACCGCGCTGGCTGCCGACCCGGCGGTCAAGTGCGAGTCGGGCAAGCTCAAGGAGGCCAGCAAGTACAGTTCATGCCGGCTGAAGGCCGACTCCAAGGCCGTAAAAAAGGGGGAGGCGGCCGACTACGCCAAGTGCGAGACGAAGTTTGCAGACAAGTGGGCAAAGGCCGAAAACAAGGCGGGTGCCGGTAACTGTCCGAGCGAGGGCGACCAGTCCTCGATGGACTCGCGCATCACGCTGGACACGGCCGAGATCGCTACGCTGCTGGCTGGTGGAAACGCGCCGACCTGCTCGGTAGACTGCGGTAACGGTATCGTAGACGCGGGCGAAGATTGCGACTTTGGCGACTTGAATGGTGATACCTGCGCTGGCCAGGGGCAGTTTGGCAGCGGGCTGGCTTGCGGTTCAGGCTGCGTGTTTGATACGGGTGGCTGCTCGGCGACTCGTTACGAGGACACCGGACTCGGCACGGTGATCGACCACCAGGCGGGTCTCGAGTGGCAGAAGACCGACGACGCGGGGGGTCTTACCGATAAGGATAACAGTTATTCCTGGTCCGATGCGGGTGGTGTTCCAGGGGGTCCGCACGGTACGGCGTTCTTCGTGTTTCTGTCTGGACTGAACGCGCCAGACGGGCCTGGGGCAAATCCTCCGCAAGACTGGACAACGGATACGGGATGCTACGCGGGGCGTTGCGACTGGCGCGTGCCGGTACTCGAGGAACTGGTTACTATTATAGATTGTTCGTTTGGGGATCCCTGCGTAGACCAATCAGTGTTCGGCCCGACAAACCCGTCGTCTAAATACTGGTCGTCCACTACTGATTCGGTAGGCCTTCAATTTCCGAACCACGCGTGGCTCCAGCCCATGGAATCCTGGGGAGCACACACCTCTCCCAAGACCTATGAATACCCGGTGCGTGCCGTGCGTGGCGGCCCCTGAAAAGGCGATACGCGCGGGCGCGGCGGGGTAAACACCAGCCGTGCCATGCTTTCAACCACTTAGCGGAGTACGGTTTGAACCGACTCATCTGTCGAGGTCATGAAGAAGGTGGGGGAAATCATGAGTGGTAATCCAATTCCGGACGAGGCCCGCCCGGTGATTGAGGACATGGCTCGCCGCGAAGATCGTGTTCTCCTTCGCATGAAGCCGGAGTGGACGGTGTACACGCCGCCGGTACATCTTCATGCCGGCGACGATGGCTCCGATCTGCGACACGGCCTGGCGGACAGGCTGCCCTGGCGGTGATGCGCTCCAGGTCGGAACCCTCACTTGCCGGGCCCACCCTGTCTCCCCCCGGGGTAGCCTGACCCTTGCCTGTTGGCGTCCTGCCCGGCTTAACTGATTTTACGTGGTGTAATTACCCATCAGGGTGGGCGCTGATCTTCACGGCCGCAGCGTAGGCACCGACGGAGCCGCGCTTGACTCCCACCTGTCGGATCTGGGCAATCCTCACCAGGTGATGGCAGCGCAACTGGGCGTGTTACCGGCGGCGGTGGCGAAACCAAGGCCGGCGGCCCGCAGAAAACGCTCAACCCGGGCTGTTTTGCGCCCGGGGCTCTGTATCCTTCCGGCTTAACGGGTTACACTGCCAGCATGCGGCTTCTTTACTGCCTCACCGGGCTGCGGCGTATAGCTTACTTGTTGCCTGGCGTGTTGTTTGCGCTGACGGCTGCCTCGTCCCCGGTGGGCGCTGCGGGTGGGCTTGTCTCGACGGTACTGTCCATGCAGGGCATTGACTGCCAGGGCTGCGGGATGGCCGCGGCCGCCAAGCTCAAGGGTTCCGAGGGTGTCGAGGAGGTCTCCTTTGACCGAGGCAAGGCCGAGTTGGCCGTGGATTATGACCCGTCAGCGACCGATCCGGCAACGCTCGCCTCGTCGGTGGGCGAACTGGGCTACACGGTGGTTGTTGGAGAGGGCAAGGGCAGGTACCTGCCCGACGCCGAATTCTCTTCCGAACTGGACGTGTCCTGGGCGTCACGCGACGGCGAGGCGGTAGACATCGAGGAGCACCTGGCTGAGGGCAAGGTGACGGTGATCGATTTTTATGCCAAGTGGTGCGGTCCGTGTCGCCTGGTTGATCGCGAAATGTTCTCCATCCTGCGCGCTCGCGACGACGTGGCCCTGCGCAAGGTAAACGTCAACGACTGGGGTTCGCCCGTGGCCCGGCAGTACCTCAGCAAGGTCCCGGAGCTACCGTACGTGATCGTGTACTCGAAGACTGGCCGCAGGGTCGAAGCTATAACCGGTCTCGACCTTCAAGGATTGCGCGCGGCCATAGACCGCGGGGCTTCCGATGGGTAAGCCCGGAAGCGTAGCGGCGGCTGTCCTGCCGGCACTACTGCTGCTGGCGGTGCCTGCCTGGGGTCAATGAGCCGGTTGAATAAATCCCATGCTCTCCGGTGGAGACGCACCCACTACTGCCGAGTACCAGGCCCCTCTTTCGCGGGGAGGGGTGCGCCTGGGCCTGTCAACCGAATACCACGCATTTACCAGGCCGGTTCACGGAGATGACTACGTTACCTACGAGGAACTGGTAGAGAACTGGCCGGCGACCGAGTCTCATCACAACAGCAAGCTGTACAGCTGGCAGGCCGATTTCTCGCTTCGCTACGCGCTGCGGGACCGGACCGAGCTGTTCGCGGTCCTGCCGCTTCGGCGACTGCGCGTCGAGGTAGCCGAGGAGACCAATCACCATCGTAACGAGACGATTGAAGGGCTGGGTGACATGCAGCTGGGCGTGCGCAGGTTCGTGCGGGCCGAACAGTATTTGCGGGTCGGGGCGATACTGGGAATGAGTTTGCCCACCGGGGAAAAGAAGTCACTGCCCACCGAGGCTTATCTTGGTTCGCACGTGGCCGCCGACCTTGGTATCGCCGTTCCCCCGCACAGCCACCTGCGCCTGGGCAGCGGTACCGTCAATCCCTTTGTAGCCGTCGACGGGGTCTACTCGCCGGAGGGTGATTGGATATACATGGGTTCGATGAGCGTGACCGTACCGTTCTATGATGCATCCGACGGTTACCGGACCGCGACCAGTGGTTCGGTAACCCTCGGGCTTGGCCACCGCGTGCAAGACGAAGATTTGTCGATCAACATGTTCACCAGCGTGTCGTACTCAGGTCGCGACGAGTTTCACGGGGACCCGGTCACGGGCACGCTCGGTACCCACGATGGCAACCTCGATGTCACCAACACCGGTCGCTTCGAGGTGACACTCAGGCCCACTCTCGGCTATCGGTTTTCCGACAGTCTTTCGCTCGATTTCCAACTCACGGTGCCCGTTTATACACGCATACACGAGGACGTTGACCAGCGTGATGTACAGCTTTCCGAGAGGGTAGGCGTGGTGGCGTCGCTCAGTTACCAGATCTGACGCGGTGGCCTCCCGGCCTGTCCGGGTCGACGTGTTCGATTCAAGGCGGCAGTCAAAATACCGCCGGCGAGCTGCGCTACCCCACCCACGCGGGGGGGGGGCGCGTAAAGGCGTCGGGATTTTATNNNNNNNNNNNNNNNNNNNNNNNNNNNNNNNNNNNNNNNNNNNNNNNNNNNNNNNNNNNNNNNNNNNNNNNNNNNNNNNNNNNNNNNNNNNNNNNNNNNNNNNNNNNNNNNNNNNNNNNNNACCAGACTACGAATCTGGGGGTCGCAAGTTCGAATCTTG includes:
- a CDS encoding DUF1566 domain-containing protein is translated as MDRQPAMVLGSRVSGREPTMSIKSLVSFALTCAAAAALVAGTALAADPAVKCESGKLKEASKYSSCRLKADSKAVKKGEAADYAKCETKFADKWAKAENKAGAGNCPSEGDQSSMDSRITLDTAEIATLLAGGNAPTCSVDCGNGIVDAGEDCDFGDLNGDTCAGQGQFGSGLACGSGCVFDTGGCSATRYEDTGLGTVIDHQAGLEWQKTDDAGGLTDKDNSYSWSDAGGVPGGPHGTAFFVFLSGLNAPDGPGANPPQDWTTDTGCYAGRCDWRVPVLEELVTIIDCSFGDPCVDQSVFGPTNPSSKYWSSTTDSVGLQFPNHAWLQPMESWGAHTSPKTYEYPVRAVRGGP
- a CDS encoding thioredoxin family protein, whose product is MRLLYCLTGLRRIAYLLPGVLFALTAASSPVGAAGGLVSTVLSMQGIDCQGCGMAAAAKLKGSEGVEEVSFDRGKAELAVDYDPSATDPATLASSVGELGYTVVVGEGKGRYLPDAEFSSELDVSWASRDGEAVDIEEHLAEGKVTVIDFYAKWCGPCRLVDREMFSILRARDDVALRKVNVNDWGSPVARQYLSKVPELPYVIVYSKTGRRVEAITGLDLQGLRAAIDRGASDG